From one Bos javanicus breed banteng chromosome 15, ARS-OSU_banteng_1.0, whole genome shotgun sequence genomic stretch:
- the CNGA4 gene encoding cyclic nucleotide-gated cation channel alpha-4: MSQDSKVKTTESSPSVLTKARKSLPVLDPSGDYYYWWLNTMVFPVMYNLIIVVCRACFPDLQHGYLVAWLVLDYTSDLFYLLDIVVHFHTGFLEQGILVVDKGRISSRYVRTWSFFLDLVSLLPTDVAYVSLGPHTPPLRLNRFLRAPRLFEAFDRMETRTAYPNAFRIAKLMLYIFVVIHWNSCLYFALSRYLGFGRDVWVYPDPAQPGFERLRRQYLYSFYFSTLILTTVGDTPLPAQEEEYLFMVGDFLLAVMGFATIMGSMSSVIYNMNTADAAFYPDHALVKKYMKLHHVNHRLERRVIDWYQHLQINKKMTNEVAILQHLPERLRAEVAVSVHLPTLSRVQIFQNCEASLLEELVLKLQPQTYSPGEYVCRKGDIGREMYIIREGQLAVVADDGVTQYAVLGAGLYFGEISIINIKGNMSGNRRTANIKSLGYSDLFCLSKEDLREVLSEYPQAQAVMEEKGREILLKMNKLDVNAEAAEIALQEATEARLRGLDQQLDDLQTKFARLLAELESGALKIAYRIERLEWQTREWPMPEELMEADDEGEPGEATSKDGEGRAGQEGPPGLE, encoded by the exons ATGAGCCAGGACAGCAAAGTGAAGACGACAGAGTCCAGCCCTTCTGTCCTGACCAAAGCCAG GAAGTCTCTGCCAGTCCTGGACCCATCTGGAGATTACTACTACTGGTGGCTGAACACAATGGTCTTCCCAGTAATGTATAACCTCATCATCGTGGTGTGCAG AGCCTGCTTCCCCGACTTGCAGCATGGTTATCTGGTGGCCTGGTTAGTGCTGGACTACACGAGTGACCTGTTCTACCTCCTGGACATCGTGGTGCACTTCCACACTG GATTCTTGGAACAGGGCATCCTGGTGGTGGACAAAGGTAGGATCTCGAGTCGCTACGTTCGCACCTGGAGCTTCTTCTTGGACCTGGTTTCCCTGTTGCCCACGGATGTTGCCTACGTGAGTCTGGGTCCACACACACCCCCGCTGAGGCTAAACCGCTTTCTGCGAGCGCCCCGCCTCTTTGAGGCCTTTGACCGCATGGAGACCCGCACAGCTTACCCGAACGCCTTCCGCATCGCCAAGCTGATGCTTTACATTTTTGTGGTGATCCATTGGAACAGCTGCCTCTACTTTGCCCTGTCCCGGTACCTGGGCTTCGGGCGTGACGTCTGGGTGTACCCCGACCCTGCACAGCCGGGCTTTGAGCGGCTGCGGCGCCAGTACCTCTACAGCTTTTACTTCTCCACGCTAATCCTGACCACCGTGGGCGACACACCGCTGCCAGCCCAGGAGGAGGAGTACCTCTTCATGGTGGGCGACTTCCTGCTGGCAGTCATGGGTTTCGCCACCATCATGGGTAGCATGAGCTCTGTCATCTACAACATGAACACAGCAGATGCAGCCTTCTACCCAGACCACGCGCTGGTGAAGAAGTACATGAAGCTGCATCATGTCAACCACCGGCTGGAGCGGAGAGTCATTGACTG GTACCAGCACCTGCAGATCAACAAGAAGATGACCAATGAGGTAGCCATCTTACAGCACTTGCCCGAGCGGTTGCGGGCAGAAGTGGCCGTGTCTGTGCACCTGCCTACCCTGAGCAGGGTACAGATCTTCCAAAACTGTGAGGCCAGCCTGCTGGAGGAGctggtgctgaagctgcagcCCCAGACCTACTCGCCGGGTGAATATGTCTGCCGCAAAGGGGACATTGGCCGAGAGATGTACATCATCCGAGAGGGTCAGCTGGCCGTGGTGGCGGACGATGGTGTCACCCAGTATGCTGTGCTTGGTGCAGGGCTCTACTTTGGGGAGATCAGCATCATCAACATCAAAG GGAACATGTCTGGGAATCGCCGCACAGCCAACATCAAGAGTCTAGGTTATTCGGACCTGTTCTGCCTGAGCAAGGAGGACCTGCGGGAAGTGCTGAGCGAGTACCCGCAGGCCCAGGCTGTTATGGAGGAAAAGGGCCGTGAGATCCTGCTCAAAATGAACAAGTTGGATGTAAACGCGGAGGCAGCCGAGATCGCCCTACAGGAGGCCACGGAGGCCCGGCTGCGAGGCCTAGACCAGCAACTCGATGATCTGCAAACCAAGTTCGCTCGACTCCTGGCTGAGCTGGAGTCCGGTGCACTCAAGATTGCCTATCGCATCGAGCGGCTGGAGTGGCAGACCCGGGAGTGGCCAATGCCTGAGGAACTCATGGAGGCTGATGACGAGGGCGAACCTGGGGAGGCAACGTCCAAAGATGGAGAGGGCAGAGCTGGCCAGGAGGGACCTCCAGGCCTAGAGTGA